One Nematostella vectensis chromosome 10, jaNemVect1.1, whole genome shotgun sequence genomic window, ggaaatgaccacaaactgccAATAAAcataattttcaataaaatagtGCATATTATTCTAACAAGGCATTGACAGCTGCATTCAACTGCAGacaaaagcctacaataaacattgactccagacatgcgcagtaccatgacacTACCCCTTTAAAACTTCTGTCTAAGCAATTGGTTCCCAACCCctttatcccccccccccctaaaaaatcaTTGCTGAGTGCTTCGATTTATGTTCTcgatttattttaaaatataaatttgctGTACTAGCGAATACAATATCATCAGTATGGTTGAACTATTTAATATATGCTACTGTTGGAATTTGTTAATACCAATAAATGGAGGCAGATCACATGATTTGGTTCTATGATTTTCATGTTCCATTTGAACAAGAAATATGACCTCTGTCTATTTTTAAGGAGTCAAACTTGTTTTTATACCTATAGCTAAACATTATCAAATCATAATTCCATTTTCAACTTTTAAGCTGAACAATCACCTAGAAAGAAGGAAATAAAGACAATTAGTTACCAATTTTATGAGTCACCTGATTCTACATGCGGCAGCAAGTTAGCGCCTGCTGCGAAAGTTCACTAACAAAACTGACTAACTGAAATAATAAAGGGCAAACAAAACTATCCACCCATCACCTGAGGTGAGGTAAATCCCAGCTGATTTCATAGATTGATTTTTGGTCCATGCTCTCACCATATTGCTTTAAGGGTTACCTTGTTTGCAGCCACTAGAGAAGTGATGGTGGAGTGTAATTCCTCCTGGCTTAGCGCAAAACTGCTCAAATTAGCATATTGTTATGAAAGCCTACCTTGTTTGCAGCCTCTAAAGAAGTGATGACAGAGTGTAATTCCTCCTGACTTAGCTCTACACTAACATGCTGATCTGAGTCTGACCGTCTGATATCAAAGTCTATTGTCACAAGAGGCTTTCTGATGCTTGCTAGCTTATCACTAGCGAGAACCatctgaaaaataataaataatagtcCTGCTTTTCTTATTGTCACCATTTTTCTTCTAGTCAATATAAATAAATGGCACACCCTCTTCTTTTGAAGTCCTTGACTTCTCCTGTGTCCAAccagcaataaaaaaaaataccattgCTGCCTTTTAATTTTGATTTGTTAAAAACTTTTCATGTCAAAATTCAGGTCAGGGTATCAAGGTAGTGTTAGTagttagtaaaaaaaaagtggaaGTGTTAGTCACTACCAAGTTTTACAACCCCTAAAATAAGATTTGTTGAGGAAtctatattataataatattattattatctttaaaCTGTTGATCTAGAGAACACTTCATTTTGTTGTGGGTCACAAAATGTTTCTTTGTCACATGTCACACAAATGCTCCCTTACCTTCAGTTTCCAGTCAAAGTCTTTGAGTTGTGCACTGGTAATACCAGCCGTTGTAGCGACCAGAGCAGCTCTGACCTCATCATAGCGTGGCAGCAAGCAGTCAAGTATTACTTGTTTGCTTTCAGACTTAAGAACACATGCATCAAGCTCATCTGATATCTGAGACATCAAAGTATTAACTTTGAAATATACTTAAAATACTGTAATGATTCAAATAAATTGGGGGacgcttattggagagggagtgCTTATTTCATGTCAGCAGTTCTGAAGTTCAGCAAGTTCTGAATCGAAAACTAAAATGACAGAAAAAGTTTTGTTAGCCGTAATACATTACATGCACGAAGGggctttcattgttttttttttatagattaaCACTACTCCATGGTGTTTTGTTGAGAT contains:
- the LOC5516481 gene encoding COMM domain-containing protein 8, translating into MVDESDGKKIELNLAEKCPKELLEKFVHKVLDSICSGKEPRYASYGKVWNIEEWSQVLPSVGATLKGFVTRGLTKKQISDELDACVLKSESKQVILDCLLPRYDEVRAALVATTAGITSAQLKDFDWKLKMVLASDKLASIRKPLVTIDFDIRRSDSDQHVSVELSQEELHSVITSLEAANKVIVQLKS